In Rattus norvegicus strain BN/NHsdMcwi chromosome 1, GRCr8, whole genome shotgun sequence, a genomic segment contains:
- the Hmgn5b gene encoding high mobility group nucleosome-binding domain-containing protein 5, producing MPKRKAAGDASQEPKRRSARLSAMPVPFTPELKPKRASTSRKTKTTNVVEESKDAGATTIPETKPEVVKGECNMENAENGEAKIIEAPISKMETEEVKEQINEDTEGDGGEKKEAVVTKGKNDELEANIQDVEKDEDEKEHEDTGEEGEDGEREGGLKEKPDVAEIEDAKEAKDDEEKEDKEKEDDKGGDGKKEEEKDDEGEAETEEEVKEQQKEETEGDDGKCKVEENKEGRKESQHEEEGKEELHEEDGKEDLHEEDGKEDLHEEDGKEDLHEEEGKEDLHEEEGKEDLHEEEGKEDLHEEEGKEDLHEEEGKEDLHEEEGKEDLHEEEGKEDLHEEDGKEGQHEEEGKEDLHEEEGKEDLHEEDGKEGQHEEDGKKKADGNEDRKEEEEQEAAAEGNDENKVEVEEEADNKDFKEDGEKGEPVSTV from the coding sequence ATGCCCAAAAGAAAGGCTGCAGGTGATGCGAGCCAGGAGCCAAAGAGAAGATCGGCTCGACTGTCTGCTATGCCTGTGCCCTTTACACCGGAGTTGAAACCTAAAAGAGCATCAACTTCAAGGAAAACGAAGACCACAAATGTCGTGGAAGAAAGCAAAGATGCAGGTGCCACAACAATTCCTGAAACCAAGCCAGAAGTTGTTAAAGGAGAATGCAACATGGAAAATGCTGAAAATGGAGAAGCCAAAATTATTGAGGCACCCATTTCTAAAATGGAAACTGAGGAAGTAAAAGAACAGATAAATGAAGACACtgaaggagatggaggagaaaagaaagaagcagtgGTAACAAAAGGCAAAAATGATGAGCTAGAAGCAAACAttcaagatgtggagaaagatgaagatGAAAAAGAGCACGAAGATACAggtgaggagggagaagatggggaaagggaaggaggcctAAAAGAGAAACCAGATGTAGCTGAAATCGAAGACGCAAAGGAGGCCAAAGatgatgaagagaaggaagacaagGAAAAAGAAGATGACAAAGGAGgtgatgggaagaaggaagaagagaaagatgatGAGGGGGAAGCTGAAACagaggaagaagtaaaagaacaacagaaagaggaaactgagggGGATGATGGGAAATGCAAAGTAGAGGAAAAcaaggaaggcagaaaggaaagtcagcatgaggaagaaggaaaggaagagctgCATGAGGAAGACGgaaaggaagatctgcatgaggaagacggaaaggaagatctgcatgaggaagacggaaaggaagatctgcatgaggaagaagggaaggaagatctgcatgaggaagaagggaaggaagatctgcatgaggaagaagggaaggaagatctgcatgaggaagaagggaaggaagatctgcatgaggaagaggggaaggaagatctgcatgaggaagaagggaaggaagatctgcatgaggaagaagggaaggaagatctgcatgaggaagacGGAAAGGAAGGTCagcatgaggaagaagggaaggaagatctgcatgaggaagaagggaaggaagatctgcatgaggaagacGGAAAGGAAGGTCAGCATGAGGAAGACGGAAAAAAGAAGGCTGACGGAAACGAggatagaaaggaagaagaagagcaaGAGGCTGCTGCAGAAGGGAATGATGAAAACAAGGTGGAGGTGGAAGAAGAAGCTGACAACAAAGACTTcaaagaagatggagagaaaggggagCCTGTGAGCACTGTCTAG